From Pelmatolapia mariae isolate MD_Pm_ZW linkage group LG22, Pm_UMD_F_2, whole genome shotgun sequence, a single genomic window includes:
- the smim13 gene encoding small integral membrane protein 13, whose product MWQSVGLTVLVIVATLICALLFMLFGWYVVWQLFLSKFKFLRELVGDAGTPQAESQPSEPKSERTTGAPTRNRPRSARQRVAFPESAS is encoded by the exons ATGTGGCAGAGTGTCGGGCTCACAGTGCTGGTCATTGTGGCCACACTCATCTGTGCGCTGCTCTTCATGCTGTTTG GTTGGTATGTAGTCTGGCAGCTCTTCCTGTCCAAGTTCAAGTTCCTGCGTGAGCTTGTCGGTGATGCCGGCACCCCGCAGGCTGAAAGTCAACCGTCCGAACCCAAGAGCGAACGTACAACCGGCGCCCCGACGCGAAATCGACCCCGGAGTGCACGCCAAAGAGTCGCCTTTCCAGAAAGCGCCTCATAG